One part of the Vicia villosa cultivar HV-30 ecotype Madison, WI linkage group LG6, Vvil1.0, whole genome shotgun sequence genome encodes these proteins:
- the LOC131614826 gene encoding auxin response factor 18-like has translation MARSRKGKEKVAIESKKNKTDGNKDVDPQLWHALAGRIVQIPQVNSNIFYFPQGHAEHAYQPVNFPADIKIPSQIPCRVAAIHYRADPDTDEVYAKLRLVPLNNSEVSFDDDAVAGINDMSVTRNKYQSYTKTLTQSEVSHASFGLSCPKNCAETIFPPLDYSGNPTSQDISPTDVHGETWEFKHVYKDARKRHLLTTGWSEFVTEKLLVSGDSLVFLRAENGDLHIGIRRSKRGNKFGSNPSSKSKPVNEIGIHLVPSHGELTSSSREKDDKPQKHDIGNELRSDKVMGIGKVKAEDVIEAVRLGVNKQPFDVVYYPWVGTPEFFVKTSLIRTAIQNKWRCGMRFMMAIETEDPSMKALW, from the coding sequence ATGGCAAGATCTaggaaaggaaaagaaaaagttgCAATAGAGTCAAAGAAGAATAAGACAGATGGGAACAAGGATGTGGATCCTCAGCTATGGCATGCTCTTGCTGGAAGAATAGTGCAAATTCCACAAGTTAACTCTAACATCTTCTACTTCCCTCAAGGTCATGCCGAGCATGCATATCAACCCGTCAATTTTCCTGCTGACATCAAAATTCCATCCCAAATTCCATGTAGAGTTGCAGCTATCCATTATAGGGCTGATCCTGACACAGATGAAGTGTATGCAAAACTCAGGCTTGTTCCTCTGAATAATAGCGaggttagttttgatgatgatgctGTTGCTGGCATCAATGATATGTCTGTAACTAGGAATAAATATCAATCTTATACAAAAACCTTGACACAATCTGAAGTAAGCCATGCTTCTTTTGGATTATCTTGTCCTAAGAATTGTGCAGAAACAATTTTTCCTCCATTAGATTATTCAGGTAACCCTACTTCCCAGGACATTTCTCCCACGGATGTTCATGGTGAAACATGGGAATTCAAACATGTTTATAAGGATGCGCGAAAGCGGCATCTGTTAACAACTGGGTGGAGTGAGTTTGTAACCGAAAAGCTACTTGTTTCGGGGGATTCACTTGTGTTTCTGAGAGCGGAAAACGGTGATCTTCATATTGGAATTCGAAGGTCTAAAAGAGGAAACAAATTTGGATCTAACCCTTCATCAAAGAGCAAACCTGTTAATGAAATTGGAATTCATCTTGTACCATCCCACGGAGAACTTACCTCGTCTTCAAGAGAGAAAGACGATAAACCTCAAAAACATGATATAGGAAATGAATTGAGAAGTGATAAGGTGATGGGAATTGGGAAAGTGAAGGCTGAAGATGTTATTGAAGCAGTAAGACTTGGTGTCAATAAGCAACCATTTGATGTGGTTTACTATCCTTGGGTTGGTACTCCCGAGTTTTTTGTGAAAACCTCATTAATTAGAACAGCAATTCAGAATAAGTGGCGTTGTGGAATGAGGTTCATGATGGCCATTGAAACTGAAGACCCGTCaatgaaagcgctctggtag
- the LOC131614827 gene encoding uncharacterized protein LOC131614827, producing the protein MAPRYIVSALKDKDLENPTSITQIYRARATYRLGKRGALTEMKILLSLIHREKYICWSRNKENSNIVADIFKTCLDSVKLLNMFPLVLFFDCTYKTKRYRLPLLEIVGVTSTKLTFSVAFAY; encoded by the exons ATGGCACCAAGGTACATCGTGTCTGCTTTGAAAGACAAAGACTTAGAAAATCCCACGAGTATTACCCAGATATATCGAGCTAGAGCAACATACAGATTGGGCAAGAGAGGTGCACTGACAGAAATGAAAATTTTATTGAGCCTTATTCACCGAGAGAAATACATATGTTGGTCTAGAAATAAGGAGAATTCAAATATTGTGGCTGATATCTTCAAGACATGCCTTGACTCTGTcaagttgttgaatatgtttcctcTGGTGTTGTTTTTTGATTGCACATACAAGACAAAAAG GTACCGACTACCACTGCTTGAGATTGTTGGTGTTACATCAACAAAATTGACGTTTTCAGTTGCTTTTGCATATTAG